From the Cryptomeria japonica chromosome 2, Sugi_1.0, whole genome shotgun sequence genome, one window contains:
- the LOC131050790 gene encoding large ribosomal subunit protein uL22y → MVKYSREPENQTKACKARGSDLRVHFKNTRETAQAIKKLHLSKAKRYLEDVIAHKQAIPFRRFCGGVGRTAQAKSRHSNGQGRWPVKSAEFLLGLLKNAESNAEVKGLDVDALYISHIQVNQAQKQRRRTYRAHGRINPYMSHPCHIELILSEKEAPVKKEAESQIAAPTRQKRGPLRSGTSS, encoded by the exons ATG GTGAAGTACTCAAGGGAGCCCGAAAACCAGACAAAAG CATGCAAGGCTCGGGGCTCAGATCTGCGGGTACATTTTAAG AATACCCGAGAAACAGCCCAGGCCATCAAGAAATTACACCTGTCAAAGGCCAAGAGATATCTGGAGGATGTAATTGCCCACAAGCAAGCAATACCCTTCCGTCGATTTTGTGGAGGTGTGGGCCGTACTGCACAAGCAAAGTCTCGACATTCAAATGGCCAAGGACGTTGGCCTGTAAAGTCTGCTGAGTTTTTGTTGGGATTGCTGAAGAATGCAGAAAGCAATGCAGAG GTTAAAGGGCTTGATGTTGATGCATTATATATATCTCACATCCAAGTGAACCAAGCACAAAAGCAACGGAGAAGAACCTATCGTGCTCATGGAAGAATCAATC CTTACATGTCACATCCATGCCACATTGAGTTAATACTCTCTGAAAAAGAGGCACCTGTTAAAAAAGAG GCTGAATCTCAGATTGCCGCCCCAACTAGACAAAAGAGAGGCCCTCTTCGTAGTGGCACCTCATCATAA